From the Streptomonospora nanhaiensis genome, the window CGCCCAGGTCCCCTCCCAGCACGCCATGCGGATGTTCACCGAGGTCGGCCGGCGGGTCCCCGCGCACTCGGCGGGGGTGGGCAAGGCACTGCTCGCCCAGCTCCCCGACCGGGAGGCCATGGCGGTGCTGCACCGCGCGGGCATGCCCGCGGCGACGGACCGCACCATCACCACCCCCGACGCCTTCGCCGCCGAGATCACCCGCATCCGCGAGCGCGGCTACGCCATCGACGACGGCGAGCAGGAGGTCGGCGTCCGCTGCCTGGCGGTCCCGGTCCGGGGCGGACCCGCCATGATGGCGGTCTCGATCTCGGGCCCGGAGGCCCGTGTCAGCTGGGAGTTCGTCACCAGGGCCGCCCCCATCGTCCAGCGCGCCGCAGCCGAACTGGCCGCCGACCTCGACCACCGCGAGTAGCGCCGGGCGCGGGCCGCGCCGCGTCCGCGGCGCGGCCCCCTCACGTCTGCTGGTCGAACCCCAGCCGGCGCAACTGCTTGGGGTCGCGCTGCCAGTCCTTGGCCACCTTCACCCGCAGGTCGAGGTAGACGCGGGTGCCCAGCAGCGCCTCGATCTGCCGGCGGGCCGCCGAGCCGACCTCCCGCAGGCGGGCGCCCTTGGCGCCGATCACGATGGCCTTCTGGCTGGAGCGCTCCACATACAGCGAGGCGTAGATGTCGATCAGCTCGCGCCCGGGGCGGGAGTTCTCGCGCGGCGCCATCTCGTCGACCACCACGGCGATGGAGTGCGGCAGCTCGTCGCGCACGCCCTCCAGGGACGCCTCGCGGATCAGCTCGGCCACCAGCATCTCGTCGGGCTCGTCGGTGAGGTCGCCGTCGGGGTACAGCGGCGGCCCCTCCGGCAGGTGGCCGCACAGCACGTCGGCCACGGTGTCGACCTGGAAGCCGCTCTGCGCCGACACCGGCACGATGTCGGCCCACTCCCCCAGCTGCTCCACCGCCATGAGCTGCCTGGTGACACCCGCGCGGTCGGTGCGGTCGGTCTTGGTGACCAGCGCGACCACCGGGGTGTCGCGCTGGGCGGCCAGCTCGCGGGCGATGTAGGTGTCCCCCCGGCCGATGGGCTCGTCGGCGGGCAGGCAGAAGGCGATCACGTCGACCTCGACCAGCGTGGAGCGCACCAGGCTGTCCAGGCGCTCGCCCAGCAGCGTGCGCGGCTTGTGCAGCCCGGGGGTGTCCACGATGATGAGCTGGGCGTCCTCGCGGTGCACGATGCCGCGCACGGTGCGCCGCGTGGTCTGCGGGCGGTCGCTGGTGATGGCCACCTTCTGGCCCACCAGCGCGTTCATCAGGGTCGACTTGCCCACGTTGGGGCGGCCGACGAAGCAGGCGAACCCGCTGCGGAAGCCCTCCGGGTAGGAGGGCATGGGCAGCGGCGCGCGCAGCTTCTCAAGGTCGAGGTCGTCCATCTCTCCAGTCTCATCCGCTCCCTGCGCGGTGCTCCACCGCGCCGGGGATCGAGCGTTGCTCCGCGCCGGGGTCAGGACCGCACGGCGCGGACCGGGGTGCCGTCGACGTCGGCGAACACCACCAGCGGGGTCTTCATGTCGGCGGCCGCGGCGGTGTCGGCCTCCGCCGGGGTGGTGGAGGGGGTCACCACCGCCGCGGCCTCCAGGGATTCGGCGCCGCTGGAGACGGCCGCCGCGACGGCGGCCTGCAGCGCCGACAGCCGCAGCGACGGCAGGTCCACGGTGGCCGCCGTGTAGGTGCGGCCGGTCTCGTCGCGCACCGCGGCGCCCTCGGCGGCACCGGTGCGGGCGCGCGTGGCGCGGGCCAGTGTTATCAGCTTGTCGTCCTCGGGGCCGAGGTCGACCGCGGCCAACTCACTCACTGCTGTGCACTCTCCTCGTCGGGCGGGTGGGACACGCGGCCGGGCGGGGTCACCGCCCCTCGTCCGGCTGGGGGGCGACGGCCTCCACGAGCACCGTGGCCGTCTGGTTGCGGCGGCCCACCGTGTCCTCGGCGGTCAGCCGCAACCCAGCGTAGACGGCCTGGGAACCGGTGATGGGCACCCGGCCCAGCGCGTAGGCGAGCAGGCCCCCGACCGTCTCGACCTCGGGCACGTCCAGCTCGGCGCCGAACAGCTCGGCCAGCTCACCCAGCGGCAGCCGCGCCGTGACACGCGCCCGGCCCTCGCCCAGCCGCTCGATCGGCGGGATCTCGTCGTCGTACTCGTCGGTGATCTCGCCGACGATCTCCTCCACGATGTCCTCGATGGTGACCAGTCCGGCGGTGCCGCCGTACTCGTCGATGACCACGGCCACGTGGATGCGCCGCTGCTGCATGTCGCGCAGCAGCTCGTCGATCGGCTTGGAGTCGGGCACGAAGGTGGGCGCGCGCATGACCGTCTCGACGGTCGCCGCGGGGTCGCCGCCGGCCGCCGCGCCCCGCGCCGCGCCGCCGTCCTCCTCGCGCGCCCAGTCGCGGCGGATGCGGGCCACCAGGTCCTTGAGGTAGACCACGCCCACCACGTCGTCCTCGTCGGCGCCCAGCACCGGTATCCGGGAGAACCCGCTGCGCAGCGCCAGGGTCAGCCCGTCGTCCAGCGAGGCGTCGCGCTCCACGAACACGATGTCGGTGCGCGGCACCATCACCTCGCGCACGGAGGTGTCGTCCAGCTTGAACACCGAGTGGATCATCTGCCGCTCGTCGGCGTCGATCACGTGCCCGCGCTCGGCGAGGTCCACCAGCCGGCGCAGCTCGCTCTCGCTGGTGAACGGCCCCTCGCGGTCGCCGATGGTGCGCGGGGTCAGCGCCCGGCCCAGCCGGACCAGCGTGTGGGTGAGGGGCCGCAGCAGCGGCGCCACGGGCGCCAGGACGGTGACGCTGGCGCCGGCCAGCGCGGGCGCGAACTGCCGGCCCAGGATGCGCGGGGTGACCCCCACGAGCACGAAGTCCACCACCGACATCACCAGCACCGCGCTCACCACCGCGGGCCAGCCCGCGCCCAGCCACCCGGCGAACCCGACGGTCAGCGCCACCGCCGCCACGACCTCGCAGAAGACGCGCAGCAGCAGCACCATGTTCAGGTGCCCGGCGGGCTCGGCCAGCACCGCGCGCAGCCGCCGGGTGCCGGGGCGGTCGTCGTCGGCGA encodes:
- a CDS encoding IclR family transcriptional regulator, with the translated sequence MQSLDRAFALLEIMADAGGEISLSQLAESSGLPLPTIHRIIRTLVGKGYVRQLPSRRYALGPRLIGLGDSASRMLGTWARPHLTHLVEELGETANLAMLDGDKVVYVAQVPSQHAMRMFTEVGRRVPAHSAGVGKALLAQLPDREAMAVLHRAGMPAATDRTITTPDAFAAEITRIRERGYAIDDGEQEVGVRCLAVPVRGGPAMMAVSISGPEARVSWEFVTRAAPIVQRAAAELAADLDHRE
- the era gene encoding GTPase Era, which translates into the protein MDDLDLEKLRAPLPMPSYPEGFRSGFACFVGRPNVGKSTLMNALVGQKVAITSDRPQTTRRTVRGIVHREDAQLIIVDTPGLHKPRTLLGERLDSLVRSTLVEVDVIAFCLPADEPIGRGDTYIARELAAQRDTPVVALVTKTDRTDRAGVTRQLMAVEQLGEWADIVPVSAQSGFQVDTVADVLCGHLPEGPPLYPDGDLTDEPDEMLVAELIREASLEGVRDELPHSIAVVVDEMAPRENSRPGRELIDIYASLYVERSSQKAIVIGAKGARLREVGSAARRQIEALLGTRVYLDLRVKVAKDWQRDPKQLRRLGFDQQT
- a CDS encoding cytidine deaminase, with the protein product MSELAAVDLGPEDDKLITLARATRARTGAAEGAAVRDETGRTYTAATVDLPSLRLSALQAAVAAAVSSGAESLEAAAVVTPSTTPAEADTAAAADMKTPLVVFADVDGTPVRAVRS
- a CDS encoding hemolysin family protein, translating into MTPGTAVPLVPAASPGPHPLAAAFDQAALAPLYVFPAAAVFALAAAFFVSAEVAVARAAGMTGDLADDDRPGTRRLRAVLAEPAGHLNMVLLLRVFCEVVAAVALTVGFAGWLGAGWPAVVSAVLVMSVVDFVLVGVTPRILGRQFAPALAGASVTVLAPVAPLLRPLTHTLVRLGRALTPRTIGDREGPFTSESELRRLVDLAERGHVIDADERQMIHSVFKLDDTSVREVMVPRTDIVFVERDASLDDGLTLALRSGFSRIPVLGADEDDVVGVVYLKDLVARIRRDWAREEDGGAARGAAAGGDPAATVETVMRAPTFVPDSKPIDELLRDMQQRRIHVAVVIDEYGGTAGLVTIEDIVEEIVGEITDEYDDEIPPIERLGEGRARVTARLPLGELAELFGAELDVPEVETVGGLLAYALGRVPITGSQAVYAGLRLTAEDTVGRRNQTATVLVEAVAPQPDEGR